One Sporomusaceae bacterium ACPt DNA window includes the following coding sequences:
- the kdsB_3 gene encoding 8-amino-3,8-dideoxy-manno-octulosonate cytidylyltransferase, whose protein sequence is MNILCVIPARYASTRLPGKPLAMIAGKPMIRHVYERAKQAKRPGAVLVATDHSLVYDAVKAFGGQVMMTSPGHPTGTDRLAEVAAQYADADIMINVQGDEPLIAPEVIDLLAGAFDDDPELTMATLMTEMDESEYNLPSAVKVVTNLNGYALYFSRSLLPYPRTKPPGGPLPVYKHIGIYAYRRDFLLKYAALAPTPLELTESLEQLRALEHGYKIKVLKTDFKAIGVDTPEDLEKVNAYFQKNKK, encoded by the coding sequence ATGAACATTCTCTGTGTTATCCCTGCCCGCTACGCGTCCACGCGTCTGCCGGGCAAGCCGCTGGCCATGATTGCCGGCAAACCAATGATCCGGCATGTCTATGAACGGGCCAAACAGGCCAAGCGGCCAGGCGCTGTTCTCGTTGCCACCGACCATAGCCTGGTATATGACGCCGTCAAAGCGTTCGGCGGCCAGGTCATGATGACTTCACCCGGCCATCCGACAGGTACTGACCGGCTGGCCGAGGTGGCTGCCCAATACGCTGACGCCGATATCATGATCAATGTTCAGGGAGATGAGCCGCTGATTGCCCCTGAAGTCATCGACCTCTTGGCCGGCGCGTTTGATGACGACCCGGAGTTAACTATGGCCACCCTCATGACGGAAATGGACGAGAGTGAATATAATCTGCCCAGTGCGGTAAAAGTAGTCACAAACCTGAACGGCTATGCGTTGTATTTTTCCCGTTCGCTCCTGCCTTATCCCCGGACCAAGCCGCCCGGCGGCCCGCTGCCCGTGTATAAGCATATTGGTATTTACGCATACCGGCGTGATTTTCTGCTTAAATATGCCGCGCTGGCACCCACGCCGCTCGAATTGACCGAGTCGTTAGAACAACTGCGGGCGCTGGAGCACGGTTATAAAATTAAAGTACTAAAGACTGATTTTAAAGCTATCGGTGTCGATACTCCCGAAGACCTGGAAAAAGTCAACGCCTATTTTCAGAAAAATAAAAAATAA
- the lpxK gene encoding Tetraacyldisaccharide 4'-kinase: protein MINRREAYEVYLYKLVHGEKRGLLAAVLLGALRVMSFIYGLGVAIKLGLYRSGLLKRHKLPCRVISLGNITVGGTGKTPTAQRLAAIIRDMGYRVAILNRGYRAGWKGPVGLVSDGSKIYMSATEAGDEAYLLAKSLPGVPVVIGRNRSITGEYAVRRLQAEVLILDDGYQHWQLERDLDIVLIDTLNVFGNNFLLPRGTLREPLENLSRANAFLLTKVDQSTGDARHTIRDILKKYNDQALVVESTHTPRCFVEIEEWYKGVRPESVPLNTIEGRSVLPFSAIGNPSSFEQTIIDLGGVVADAVRFPDHHDYTMAEMQAIMQKAVDQNVWALITTDKDAVKIPSEFIHSERPLPLYVLSIEVRFHDGYQELMDMIRNVTRPSCE from the coding sequence ATGATAAACCGACGGGAAGCTTATGAAGTATATCTATATAAATTAGTACACGGCGAAAAACGCGGTTTGCTGGCGGCCGTGCTGCTTGGCGCGCTCCGCGTGATGTCGTTTATTTACGGTCTGGGCGTGGCCATAAAACTTGGTTTATACCGGTCAGGCCTGCTTAAGCGGCACAAACTGCCATGCAGAGTAATCAGCCTGGGGAATATTACTGTCGGCGGCACCGGCAAGACGCCTACCGCGCAGCGGCTGGCAGCCATCATCCGCGATATGGGTTACCGGGTGGCCATTCTTAACCGGGGCTACCGGGCCGGCTGGAAAGGCCCGGTCGGTCTGGTGTCTGACGGCAGCAAGATTTATATGAGTGCAACCGAGGCCGGCGATGAAGCCTACCTGCTGGCCAAAAGCCTGCCGGGCGTGCCGGTGGTGATTGGACGCAACCGCTCAATTACCGGGGAATATGCAGTCAGGCGGCTACAGGCCGAAGTTCTGATTTTGGATGACGGCTATCAGCATTGGCAGTTAGAGCGTGACCTTGATATTGTCCTTATTGATACTCTTAACGTTTTCGGCAACAATTTTCTGCTGCCGCGCGGCACGCTCCGCGAACCGCTGGAAAATCTAAGCCGGGCTAACGCTTTTCTGTTGACAAAGGTTGACCAGTCAACAGGCGATGCCCGGCACACCATCAGGGATATATTAAAGAAATATAACGACCAGGCGCTGGTGGTTGAAAGCACCCATACACCGCGCTGCTTTGTCGAGATCGAAGAATGGTACAAAGGAGTACGCCCGGAATCTGTGCCGCTTAATACCATTGAGGGCCGCTCGGTATTGCCGTTTTCGGCAATTGGCAACCCGTCGTCCTTTGAGCAGACAATTATTGATTTGGGCGGAGTAGTCGCCGATGCCGTGCGGTTCCCCGACCACCACGACTATACCATGGCTGAAATGCAAGCCATCATGCAAAAAGCCGTTGATCAGAACGTTTGGGCACTCATAACTACCGACAAAGACGCCGTCAAAATTCCGTCTGAATTTATTCACTCGGAACGGCCCCTGCCGCTGTACGTGCTGTCAATCGAAGTCCGGTTTCATGACGGATATCAGGAACTCATGGATATGATAAGGAACGTCACCCGGCCAAGTTGTGAGTGA
- the waaA gene encoding 3-deoxy-D-manno-octulosonic acid transferase codes for MYLIYNILAVILLILALPVFAVRLVRERGFGERLKQSLGALPQETLLKVAQKDAIWLHAASVGEIVATSPIVKEIRRELPDTPIVVSVVTAGGYDMAKRIIPEADGIIFFPLDLPYLSYSVLAKIRPQVFMMVETELWPNFLKAARALNIPAMMVNGRISDKSLSRYSYFKRVLADMLDTVVKFCMQSSIDAKYIIKLGADPARVVVTGNTKFDQNYTELSPDDKRMMARSLGLNQDAPVIVAGSTHRGEEEILFSAFSRVRASFPGAQFIVAPRDTLRADELVELAAKHGFTAVRRTRLSGEESAGHPQMIIVDTIGELGKIYGLGDIVYVGGSLVPRGGHNILEPAAHGKPILIGPHMFNFKDTYALLAERGACATVYDGAGLAATMLNLLKNPAISARMGRKALDTINENRGASRKSALYLKEMLQKRRSVT; via the coding sequence ATGTATCTTATCTACAATATCCTGGCGGTAATACTGCTCATATTGGCCCTGCCGGTATTTGCCGTGCGGCTTGTCAGGGAGAGAGGCTTTGGTGAGCGGCTCAAGCAGAGCCTCGGGGCGCTGCCGCAAGAAACACTGCTTAAGGTGGCGCAAAAAGATGCTATTTGGCTGCATGCCGCGTCAGTCGGGGAAATTGTGGCCACAAGCCCGATTGTTAAAGAAATCCGGCGTGAGCTGCCTGATACGCCTATTGTGGTGTCGGTAGTTACGGCCGGCGGCTATGATATGGCCAAACGCATCATTCCCGAGGCTGACGGTATTATTTTTTTCCCGCTGGACTTGCCCTATCTTAGCTATTCGGTCCTGGCGAAAATCAGGCCGCAGGTGTTTATGATGGTTGAAACCGAGTTGTGGCCTAATTTTCTCAAAGCGGCCAGGGCACTCAACATACCGGCCATGATGGTGAACGGCAGAATAAGCGACAAAAGCCTCAGCCGCTACTCTTACTTTAAACGTGTGCTTGCCGATATGCTGGACACGGTAGTGAAATTCTGTATGCAGTCAAGCATTGATGCCAAATATATCATCAAACTGGGCGCCGACCCCGCGCGGGTAGTAGTTACCGGCAACACCAAGTTTGACCAGAATTACACCGAACTGAGTCCTGACGACAAGCGCATGATGGCCCGGTCACTGGGACTCAATCAGGACGCCCCGGTGATAGTAGCCGGTAGTACCCACCGGGGCGAGGAAGAGATTTTATTTTCCGCCTTTAGCCGGGTGCGCGCCAGCTTTCCCGGCGCGCAATTCATTGTGGCGCCGCGTGATACATTGCGGGCCGACGAGTTGGTTGAGCTGGCAGCTAAACACGGCTTTACCGCTGTCCGGCGCACCCGGCTGTCAGGTGAAGAAAGCGCCGGTCACCCGCAAATGATCATTGTCGATACCATCGGCGAACTGGGAAAAATCTACGGGCTTGGCGATATCGTCTATGTGGGGGGCAGTCTTGTGCCCCGTGGCGGGCACAACATTCTGGAGCCGGCCGCCCACGGCAAACCCATTCTCATCGGGCCCCACATGTTTAACTTCAAAGATACCTATGCGTTGCTGGCAGAACGCGGCGCTTGCGCCACCGTATATGACGGCGCCGGGCTGGCGGCCACAATGCTTAACTTGTTAAAGAACCCCGCAATAAGCGCCCGGATGGGGCGCAAGGCCCTTGATACCATTAATGAAAACCGCGGCGCGTCCCGCAAAAGCGCCTTATATTTGAAAGAAATGTTACAGAAAAGGCGGAGCGTCACATGA
- a CDS encoding Putative multidrug export ATP-binding/permease protein, which yields MKTYLRLLNYVRPYLPKFAIAIVCILVASAANLYIPWIIQNVIDDVLTAKDMVRLNAIAAGIVVVFLLRGIFFYGQTYLMSYIGQKVVIDIREAVYRHLQRLSLSYYEKRQTGAIMSYITNDVAALQNAMVENVIEMVTESVVLIGSMGAMFYIHWKLSLLTFITLPLVAKAINIFGKRLRNASRVMQERAADITSVLQETIAAVRVIKSFVREDYEISRFNRENYYNFRAQMKTAQLLATLTPVIEFLGAIGVTIIIWYGGREVISGNLTSGSLIAFLIYVVNITNPIKRISRVYGNIQRALAAAQRVFDVIDTEPEIKDMPGAVELPAIAGRVAFENVHFFYKPGEPALVDVSLTAEPGQMVAIVGPSGAGKTTIANLIPRFYDPAGGRITIDGHDIKTVTLNSLREQIGIVPQETVLFNGSVYENILYGDLKAGKDQVVAAAKAANAHEFIMAMPEGYDTHIGERGSKLSGGQRQRIAIARAILKDPRVLILDEATSALDTESEKLVQEALDKLMVGRTSFVIAHRLSTVQRADVILVMEKGRIIERGSHAELVAAGGLYSKLYQVQFADK from the coding sequence ATGAAAACTTATTTACGTCTATTGAACTACGTGCGGCCCTATTTGCCAAAGTTTGCCATTGCGATTGTGTGTATTTTAGTGGCGTCAGCCGCCAATTTGTACATTCCCTGGATTATCCAGAATGTCATTGACGATGTTCTGACAGCCAAGGACATGGTCAGACTCAATGCCATCGCCGCCGGTATTGTGGTGGTATTTTTGCTGCGGGGAATTTTCTTTTACGGGCAAACCTATCTGATGTCCTACATTGGACAAAAAGTAGTCATTGACATCAGGGAAGCGGTATACCGCCATTTGCAGCGGCTGTCGCTGTCGTATTATGAAAAACGCCAGACCGGAGCCATCATGAGCTATATTACTAATGATGTGGCGGCACTGCAAAATGCCATGGTCGAAAATGTCATTGAAATGGTTACCGAGTCGGTGGTACTGATCGGTTCCATGGGCGCCATGTTTTACATCCACTGGAAACTGTCCTTGCTGACTTTTATCACCTTGCCGCTGGTGGCTAAGGCTATCAATATATTTGGCAAGCGCTTAAGGAACGCCAGCCGCGTTATGCAGGAGCGGGCCGCCGATATTACATCAGTCCTGCAGGAGACCATTGCCGCCGTGCGGGTTATTAAGTCGTTTGTCCGCGAAGATTATGAGATAAGCCGGTTCAACCGCGAAAACTATTACAACTTCCGCGCCCAGATGAAAACCGCGCAACTATTGGCAACTCTGACGCCGGTCATTGAGTTTCTGGGGGCCATTGGCGTCACCATCATCATTTGGTACGGCGGACGCGAGGTTATCAGCGGAAACCTGACATCAGGCTCACTTATCGCCTTTTTAATCTATGTTGTCAATATTACCAATCCGATTAAGCGCATCAGCCGGGTGTACGGCAACATCCAACGGGCGCTGGCGGCTGCGCAGCGCGTGTTTGACGTTATCGACACCGAGCCTGAAATCAAGGACATGCCCGGCGCCGTGGAGTTGCCCGCCATTGCCGGCCGGGTGGCTTTTGAAAATGTTCATTTTTTCTATAAGCCGGGCGAGCCGGCGCTTGTCGATGTCTCGTTGACTGCCGAACCCGGGCAGATGGTTGCCATTGTCGGACCCAGCGGCGCAGGCAAAACAACAATTGCCAACCTGATCCCCCGGTTTTATGACCCGGCCGGCGGGCGTATTACCATTGACGGACATGACATAAAAACCGTGACTTTAAATTCGTTACGCGAGCAGATTGGTATCGTGCCGCAGGAGACCGTCCTGTTCAACGGCTCGGTATATGAAAATATATTATATGGCGATCTCAAAGCCGGCAAAGACCAGGTTGTAGCCGCGGCCAAAGCGGCCAACGCCCATGAATTCATTATGGCCATGCCGGAAGGTTACGACACTCATATCGGCGAACGCGGTTCCAAACTGTCCGGCGGCCAGCGTCAGCGTATCGCCATTGCCAGGGCTATTTTAAAAGACCCCAGAGTACTCATTCTGGATGAAGCAACTTCAGCGCTTGATACTGAAAGCGAAAAACTGGTGCAAGAGGCGCTTGACAAGCTCATGGTGGGACGCACATCATTTGTTATTGCCCACCGCTTGTCAACAGTACAGCGCGCCGATGTCATACTGGTTATGGAAAAAGGCCGTATTATCGAACGCGGCTCGCATGCCGAGCTAGTCGCCGCGGGAGGATTATACAGCAAACTGTATCAAGTGCAGTTTGCTGATAAGTAA
- the lpxB gene encoding Lipid-A-disaccharide synthase, whose amino-acid sequence MKIMLSVGEASGDMHGASVANALKLLQPDIELFGMGGKAMQAAGVTITYDIAGLGVIGFVEVIKNLGKLFELKDNLAALMDRERPDALVVIDYPDFNMRLAKIAKAKGIPVVSYISPSAWAWRRGRAKSVAGTVDKVAAIFPFEAEVYREAGADVTFVGHPLLDIVKPALTKQAAYRHFNADCHRPLVLLMPGSRRQEISKLLPVMLDACRLILEKLPDCQFFLPVASTISREILQSIIDNHHIPVHLTTDHTYDLMGIADVAVAASGTATLETSLMGTPTVIIYKVAALTYFLGKFLVKIPNIGLPNIIAGRRIVPELLQDEANPDNIAAETLKILLDPSVRETVLTGLTEVREKLGRTGAVKRVAEVILEVARKHQKG is encoded by the coding sequence ATGAAAATCATGCTCTCGGTTGGCGAAGCGTCTGGCGACATGCATGGCGCCAGTGTGGCCAACGCCCTCAAACTTTTGCAGCCGGATATTGAACTTTTCGGGATGGGCGGCAAGGCAATGCAAGCTGCCGGCGTTACGATTACTTATGATATTGCCGGCCTGGGAGTCATTGGTTTCGTAGAAGTCATCAAGAATCTGGGCAAACTCTTTGAACTAAAGGACAACCTGGCCGCGCTCATGGACCGGGAACGTCCTGACGCCCTGGTCGTAATTGACTACCCGGACTTCAATATGCGGCTGGCAAAAATTGCCAAAGCAAAAGGCATTCCGGTAGTGTCGTACATCAGCCCCTCGGCGTGGGCGTGGCGGCGCGGCCGGGCCAAAAGCGTGGCCGGGACGGTAGATAAAGTTGCGGCCATTTTTCCCTTTGAAGCCGAAGTCTACCGGGAAGCCGGCGCCGATGTCACCTTTGTCGGCCATCCGCTGCTTGATATCGTTAAGCCGGCACTTACCAAACAGGCGGCCTACCGGCATTTCAACGCCGACTGCCACCGGCCGCTGGTGCTATTGATGCCCGGCAGCCGCCGGCAGGAAATCAGCAAACTTTTGCCGGTAATGCTGGATGCCTGCCGGCTAATTCTTGAAAAACTACCTGACTGTCAGTTTTTTCTGCCGGTTGCGTCGACAATTTCCCGGGAAATTTTACAAAGTATCATTGATAATCATCATATACCTGTTCATTTAACAACAGATCATACCTATGACCTGATGGGAATTGCAGATGTGGCTGTTGCTGCGTCCGGTACAGCCACCCTGGAAACTTCATTAATGGGGACACCTACAGTAATCATTTATAAAGTAGCGGCGTTAACCTACTTCCTGGGCAAGTTTCTGGTCAAAATACCCAATATCGGGTTACCAAACATTATTGCCGGGCGGCGGATTGTCCCCGAGTTATTGCAGGATGAGGCCAATCCGGATAATATTGCCGCCGAAACATTGAAAATTTTGCTCGACCCGTCGGTACGGGAAACAGTATTGACCGGCTTGACGGAAGTCAGGGAGAAGCTAGGCCGGACAGGCGCGGTAAAGCGTGTGGCCGAAGTTATACTGGAAGTAGCCCGCAAGCATCAAAAAGGATGA
- the lpxI gene encoding UDP-2,3-diacylglucosamine pyrophosphatase LpxI — translation MNTIGLIAGVGRLPVEFARAARGMGFDVIAIAVAPGVDAELAQAASKFYTTGLGELDKLIQILKAEAVRQVTLLGKVTKEHLFSGAARPDGRMQRLLAGLKDLNDDTVMLALVREFAGEGIDVPDQTALIRQLMPAAGVLTKRRPSPAETADMEFGLSLARQIGGLDIGQTVVVKNRAVMAVEAIEGTDACIRRGGALSRGGAIVAKAAKPKQDMRFDVPSVGPDTLKAMIETGAAALAIEAGKTLLVDKKQVIELADSHGISIVAM, via the coding sequence ATGAATACAATCGGACTTATTGCCGGTGTTGGCCGGTTACCGGTCGAATTTGCCCGTGCCGCTCGCGGCATGGGCTTTGACGTGATAGCCATAGCCGTAGCGCCGGGAGTGGACGCCGAGCTTGCGCAGGCGGCAAGCAAGTTCTATACCACCGGTCTTGGCGAACTGGACAAGCTTATACAAATTCTTAAGGCCGAAGCAGTCCGGCAGGTTACCCTGCTGGGCAAAGTCACTAAAGAGCACCTGTTCAGCGGCGCGGCCAGGCCTGATGGGCGCATGCAGCGCTTGTTGGCAGGACTGAAAGACTTGAATGACGACACGGTTATGTTGGCTTTAGTGCGCGAATTTGCCGGGGAAGGTATCGATGTTCCGGATCAAACGGCGCTAATCCGCCAGCTCATGCCGGCTGCCGGCGTACTTACCAAGCGCCGGCCCAGCCCGGCCGAAACGGCCGACATGGAGTTTGGCTTAAGTCTCGCCCGCCAAATCGGCGGTCTTGATATCGGACAGACAGTGGTTGTCAAAAACCGGGCCGTTATGGCCGTCGAAGCCATCGAAGGCACCGATGCCTGCATCCGGCGCGGCGGTGCGCTCAGCCGCGGCGGCGCTATAGTGGCTAAGGCCGCCAAACCTAAGCAGGACATGCGTTTTGATGTTCCCAGCGTTGGTCCCGATACCCTTAAAGCCATGATCGAAACAGGCGCAGCCGCCCTGGCCATTGAAGCCGGAAAAACGCTGCTGGTTGATAAAAAACAGGTGATTGAACTGGCAGACAGCCACGGGATCAGCATTGTCGCCATGTAG
- the lpxA gene encoding Acyl-[acyl-carrier-protein]--UDP-N-acetylglucosamine O-acyltransferase, translating into MKPESVVIPLRKIHETAVIHPNARIGKDVEIGPYAVIGENVLIGDGTQIGAHVVIDGWTSIGRNCVIYPSASIGGEPQDLKFRGEKSYVFIGDNTKIREFATINRATGEGEETRVGSNCLLQAYTHVAHNCVVGNNVIMSNAATLAGHVVVEDRAIIGGLSGVHQFVKIGRNAMVGGASKVVQDVPPFVIVDGHPAKVCGLNNVGLSRAGMSEAARRNLKKAYKILYRSGLSLTQAIAVMEQELDSCEEIEHMMRFLRNAERGICRGRKDADE; encoded by the coding sequence ATGAAACCGGAATCGGTTGTAATACCTTTACGTAAGATACATGAAACTGCAGTCATCCACCCCAATGCCCGCATTGGTAAAGATGTAGAAATCGGGCCGTACGCTGTTATTGGCGAAAATGTGCTTATTGGCGACGGCACACAGATTGGCGCTCACGTAGTTATTGACGGCTGGACCAGTATTGGCAGAAACTGCGTTATTTACCCGAGCGCATCAATCGGCGGCGAGCCGCAGGATTTGAAGTTCCGTGGGGAAAAAAGTTACGTATTTATTGGTGATAACACCAAAATCCGTGAATTCGCGACAATTAACCGCGCCACCGGCGAAGGCGAAGAGACTCGCGTGGGCAGCAACTGTCTCTTACAGGCGTATACCCATGTGGCTCATAACTGTGTTGTGGGTAATAATGTAATTATGTCCAATGCCGCAACGCTGGCCGGGCACGTAGTGGTGGAAGACCGCGCGATTATCGGCGGTTTGTCCGGAGTGCATCAGTTTGTTAAAATCGGCCGCAATGCCATGGTAGGCGGTGCTTCCAAAGTGGTCCAGGATGTTCCGCCGTTTGTTATTGTTGACGGTCACCCGGCTAAAGTATGCGGCCTCAATAATGTCGGCCTTTCCCGCGCCGGCATGAGCGAGGCTGCGCGCCGCAACTTAAAAAAAGCGTATAAAATTCTCTACCGCTCAGGCTTAAGTTTGACGCAGGCCATTGCCGTTATGGAGCAAGAACTTGACTCCTGTGAAGAAATCGAGCATATGATGCGGTTTCTCCGCAATGCCGAGCGGGGTATTTGCCGCGGGCGCAAGGATGCTGACGAGTAA
- the fabZ gene encoding 3-hydroxyacyl-[acyl-carrier-protein] dehydratase FabZ, giving the protein MILNATEIQEIIPHRYPMLLVDRIVELEPMKRAVGIKNVTMNEHFFMGHFPEKPVMPGVLILEAMAQVGGVAMLYPEEYRGKLAFFAGMDRVKFRKPVVPGDQLYMVAEIIKLRGLAGKVWAEAFVDGQIVAEAEFLFALTSR; this is encoded by the coding sequence ATGATTCTGAATGCAACCGAAATTCAAGAGATTATTCCGCACCGTTACCCCATGCTGTTAGTTGACCGTATTGTCGAGCTTGAACCGATGAAACGGGCGGTAGGTATAAAAAACGTAACAATGAACGAGCACTTTTTCATGGGGCATTTTCCGGAAAAACCGGTTATGCCCGGTGTGCTCATCCTGGAAGCCATGGCCCAGGTTGGCGGAGTGGCCATGTTGTATCCTGAAGAATACCGGGGCAAGCTGGCCTTTTTTGCCGGTATGGACCGGGTTAAATTCAGAAAACCGGTTGTCCCCGGTGACCAGCTTTACATGGTAGCTGAAATCATTAAGCTCCGCGGCCTGGCCGGCAAAGTATGGGCTGAAGCGTTTGTTGACGGTCAAATCGTCGCCGAAGCAGAATTTTTGTTTGCGCTTACCTCTAGATAA
- the lpxC gene encoding UDP-3-O-acyl-N-acetylglucosamine deacetylase gives MERQTTVATRVTYTGIGLHSGRDVTIALNPAPAGSGIVFARTDLEGAPRVAAKAANVTNALRATTLESGEAKVFTVEHLLAAFYAMGVDNCLVEISSVEPPVADGSSLPFLELIQSAGIVRQNEMRRPPLVIKETLTVRYPEKFIAVLPYDGFRITFTSTNPHPMLGVQFGDYEITPELFAREIAPARTIGFMHEVEALKAQGLALGGSLENVVVYDDEKCLTPLRFPDELVRHKILDVIGDLALVGRIAGHVIAVKSSHALNTALAKKISEMF, from the coding sequence ATGGAGCGCCAAACCACAGTAGCTACGCGCGTAACTTATACCGGAATCGGCTTGCACTCCGGGCGGGACGTGACCATCGCCTTAAACCCCGCGCCGGCTGGAAGCGGCATTGTCTTTGCCCGGACCGACCTTGAGGGAGCGCCGCGCGTAGCGGCCAAAGCGGCCAATGTAACAAATGCCTTGAGGGCAACTACCTTGGAGTCAGGTGAGGCTAAAGTTTTTACCGTTGAACATCTTTTAGCCGCCTTCTATGCCATGGGTGTAGATAACTGCCTGGTAGAAATCTCATCAGTGGAACCGCCGGTAGCCGATGGCAGCTCCCTTCCCTTTCTTGAACTTATTCAGTCGGCAGGTATTGTCCGGCAGAATGAAATGCGCCGGCCGCCGCTTGTCATTAAAGAAACACTGACTGTGCGTTATCCGGAAAAATTTATCGCTGTTTTGCCTTATGACGGGTTTCGCATCACCTTTACTTCAACCAATCCGCACCCCATGCTTGGTGTTCAGTTTGGCGACTATGAAATTACTCCTGAGCTTTTTGCCAGAGAAATTGCACCGGCCCGTACCATCGGCTTCATGCATGAAGTCGAGGCCCTGAAAGCGCAGGGATTAGCCCTTGGCGGCAGTCTGGAAAACGTGGTAGTCTATGATGACGAAAAATGTTTAACGCCGCTCAGGTTCCCTGATGAACTGGTCCGGCATAAAATTTTGGATGTAATTGGCGATTTGGCGTTGGTTGGCCGCATTGCCGGTCATGTTATTGCCGTAAAGTCAAGTCATGCGCTAAATACTGCACTGGCAAAAAAGATATCCGAAATGTTCTAG
- the artM_2 gene encoding Arginine transport ATP-binding protein ArtM, translating into MLNIQNLYKQFGSLVAVNNLSLAVAPGETVVIMGPSGCGKSTTIRTINRLIEPDRGSILFDGQDITKLNDDELRAIRKRIGYVFQHFNLISRLSAVENVMLGLVMGGQSKEEAYDKAMSALTKVGLEHLKDRKPGQLSGGQQQRVGIARALAFEPELMLWDEPTASLDPMLVREVLVVMEELAKYRAATMLVVTHEIAFALHVADRIVLMEKGTIVESGIPSQVFVNPVSHVGCQYKELIEYQLNTSARTLAGKRIA; encoded by the coding sequence GTGCTCAACATCCAAAATCTCTATAAACAGTTTGGCAGCCTTGTGGCTGTAAATAACTTAAGCCTGGCGGTGGCTCCCGGTGAAACAGTAGTCATTATGGGGCCGTCCGGCTGCGGTAAATCAACGACAATCCGGACCATCAACCGGTTGATAGAACCTGACCGCGGCTCAATCCTGTTTGACGGCCAGGATATTACCAAGCTAAATGATGATGAACTCAGAGCCATACGCAAACGTATCGGTTATGTTTTTCAGCATTTTAACCTCATCAGCCGGCTTAGCGCCGTTGAAAACGTTATGCTCGGCCTGGTCATGGGCGGGCAGTCGAAAGAGGAAGCGTATGATAAAGCAATGTCTGCCCTGACTAAAGTGGGGCTGGAACACCTGAAAGACCGTAAACCGGGCCAGCTGTCCGGCGGCCAGCAGCAGCGGGTGGGTATTGCCCGCGCTCTGGCTTTTGAACCTGAACTTATGTTATGGGACGAGCCGACAGCGTCGCTTGACCCCATGCTGGTCAGGGAAGTCCTTGTTGTCATGGAAGAACTGGCCAAGTACCGGGCCGCCACCATGCTGGTGGTTACCCATGAAATTGCTTTTGCCTTGCATGTGGCTGACCGCATTGTCCTCATGGAAAAAGGGACCATTGTCGAGTCAGGCATACCCAGCCAGGTATTTGTCAACCCGGTTTCCCATGTTGGCTGTCAGTACAAAGAACTTATTGAGTACCAGCTCAATACCAGTGCGCGTACCCTGGCCGGCAAACGGATTGCATAA